In one window of Leifsonia sp. NPDC080035 DNA:
- a CDS encoding MFS transporter — MSGTTTTERTRSPLLRRDFALIWSAGLVSDTGDWLLMIALPLFAFTATGSALGASTVFLAELIPMLLVGSFLGVLVDRWDHRRTMVVTALLQSVALLPLLAASADRMGIVYAVAAVQACLGAVINPARQALVPSLVGPQDLGRANALIAVSDNLARLVGSPLGGLAFATLGLPGVVIVDAATFVVTALLVALSRPPRPAAAVAREGVPAVERRLLRQWLEGLGEVVRSRTLRTIAVVTALGSVAQGLFLVLFIVYVTQELGAGDPEVGLLRGVQAIGGVLGGLLTGLLLRRFSTRALVGVGYLVFGALSLLTWNLAPVTTAVWVYAALFVAMGIPAVATATGEITLVQTVTPGDRLGRVIAAMTTLAGAAQGLGLLAGGVLAEWFDVVPVLDVQASLYLLCGVLAIVFLGSRRVAARQGDGEG, encoded by the coding sequence ATGAGCGGGACGACGACGACCGAGCGCACGCGCTCGCCGCTGCTGAGGCGCGACTTCGCCCTGATCTGGTCCGCCGGCCTCGTCTCCGACACCGGCGACTGGCTGCTGATGATCGCCCTGCCGCTGTTCGCGTTTACGGCGACCGGGTCGGCGCTCGGCGCGTCGACCGTGTTCCTGGCGGAGCTGATCCCGATGCTGCTCGTCGGCTCGTTCCTCGGGGTGCTCGTCGACCGCTGGGACCACCGCAGGACGATGGTCGTCACTGCATTGCTGCAGTCGGTCGCGCTGCTCCCGCTGCTGGCGGCGAGCGCCGACCGGATGGGCATCGTCTACGCGGTCGCGGCCGTGCAGGCCTGCCTCGGCGCCGTGATCAACCCTGCCAGGCAGGCGCTCGTCCCGAGCCTGGTGGGGCCGCAAGATCTCGGTCGTGCGAATGCTCTCATCGCCGTGAGCGACAACCTCGCCCGGCTGGTCGGCTCCCCGCTCGGAGGCCTCGCGTTCGCCACGCTCGGCCTGCCCGGCGTCGTAATCGTGGACGCGGCGACGTTCGTGGTCACCGCCCTCCTGGTCGCGCTGAGCAGACCGCCGCGCCCCGCCGCCGCAGTTGCGCGGGAGGGCGTCCCCGCCGTCGAGCGCCGGCTGCTCCGGCAATGGCTGGAGGGGCTCGGCGAGGTCGTGCGGTCCAGGACCCTGCGGACGATCGCCGTCGTCACCGCGCTCGGCAGCGTCGCGCAGGGTCTGTTCCTCGTCCTCTTCATCGTCTATGTCACGCAGGAGCTGGGCGCGGGAGACCCCGAGGTCGGGCTGCTGCGCGGTGTGCAGGCGATCGGCGGCGTGCTCGGGGGCCTGCTCACCGGGCTGCTGCTGCGCCGGTTCAGCACCCGGGCGCTCGTCGGCGTCGGCTACCTCGTGTTCGGGGCGCTCTCCCTGCTCACCTGGAACCTGGCGCCGGTCACGACGGCGGTGTGGGTCTACGCCGCGCTGTTCGTGGCGATGGGCATCCCGGCGGTCGCGACGGCGACCGGCGAGATCACCCTCGTTCAGACGGTGACCCCCGGTGACCGGCTCGGACGGGTGATCGCCGCGATGACGACGCTCGCAGGCGCTGCGCAGGGTCTCGGCCTGCTCGCCGGCGGCGTGCTCGCGGAGTGGTTCGATGTGGTGCCCGTGCTCGATGTGCAGGCGTCCCTCTATCTGCTGTGCGGTGTGCTCGCGATCGTGTTCCTCGGCTCGCGGAGGGTCGCCGCGCGGCAGGGAGACGGGGAAGGCTAG
- the galU gene encoding UTP--glucose-1-phosphate uridylyltransferase GalU produces the protein MVNHVTKAVIPAAGLGTRFLPATKAMPKEMLPVVDKPAIQYVVEEAVDAGLHDVLMVTGRNKNALENHFDRNAELEETLIKKGDTDRLEKVNYSTALADLHYVRQGDPKGLGHAVLRAKMHVGREPFAVLLGDDIIDARDELLSKMLDVQNRYNTTVVALMEVPPESIHLYGAAAVEETGEEDVVRITGLVEKPKREDAPSNYAIIGRYILRPEVFDVLERTEPGRGGEIQLTDALESMAQAPDWTGGVYGVVFRGRRYDTGDRLDYIKAIVQLAADREDLGPELRPWLREFADGLADEPEEIVEEMPAEPAEPLESVADTTR, from the coding sequence ATGGTGAACCACGTCACGAAAGCAGTCATACCCGCAGCGGGACTGGGGACGCGCTTCCTCCCCGCGACGAAGGCGATGCCCAAGGAGATGCTGCCGGTCGTCGACAAGCCGGCCATCCAGTACGTGGTCGAGGAGGCCGTCGACGCCGGCCTGCACGACGTCCTGATGGTGACCGGGCGCAACAAGAACGCACTCGAGAACCACTTCGACCGCAACGCCGAGCTCGAGGAGACCCTCATCAAGAAGGGCGACACCGACCGGCTCGAGAAGGTGAACTACTCGACGGCGCTCGCCGACCTGCACTACGTGCGCCAGGGCGACCCCAAGGGCCTCGGCCACGCCGTACTGCGCGCCAAGATGCACGTCGGCCGGGAGCCGTTCGCGGTGCTGCTCGGCGACGACATCATCGACGCCCGCGACGAGCTGCTGTCGAAGATGCTGGATGTGCAGAACCGGTACAACACGACCGTCGTCGCCCTCATGGAGGTGCCGCCGGAGTCCATCCACCTGTACGGCGCCGCCGCGGTCGAGGAGACGGGTGAGGAGGACGTCGTGCGCATCACGGGCCTCGTCGAGAAGCCGAAGCGCGAGGACGCCCCCTCGAACTACGCGATCATCGGCCGCTACATCCTGCGCCCGGAGGTCTTCGACGTTCTGGAGCGCACGGAGCCGGGGCGCGGCGGCGAGATCCAGCTGACCGACGCCCTCGAGTCGATGGCCCAGGCGCCCGACTGGACCGGCGGCGTCTACGGCGTCGTGTTCCGCGGCCGCCGCTACGACACCGGCGACCGGCTGGATTACATCAAGGCGATCGTGCAGCTGGCGGCGGACCGCGAGGACCTCGGCCCCGAGCTGCGTCCGTGGCTGCGCGAGTTCGCGGACGGCCTGGCGGACGAGCCGGAGGAGATCGTCGAGGAGATGCCGGCCGAGCCGGCCGAGCCGCTCGAGTCGGTCGCCGACACGACCCGCTGA
- a CDS encoding FmdB family zinc ribbon protein has protein sequence MPTYSYTCRDCGHAFDIQQAFTDDALTVCPNCGGHLRKVFGTVGVTFNGSGFYRTDSRGGAKSGGGSSSSGSSSSGSSSSGSSSSGSSSSSSGSSSSSGSSSSSSGSAA, from the coding sequence ATGCCCACCTACTCCTACACGTGCCGCGACTGCGGTCACGCCTTCGACATCCAGCAGGCCTTCACCGACGACGCGCTCACAGTCTGCCCGAACTGCGGCGGGCACCTGCGCAAGGTCTTCGGCACGGTCGGCGTGACGTTCAACGGCTCCGGCTTCTACCGGACCGACTCGCGCGGCGGGGCGAAGTCGGGAGGCGGATCGTCGTCGTCCGGCTCGTCGTCGTCCGGCTCGTCGTCGTCGGGCTCGTCCTCGTCGGGCTCGTCCTCGTCGTCATCCGGATCGTCGTCCTCGTCCGGATCGTCGTCGTCCTCGTCCGGCTCCGCCGCTTAG
- a CDS encoding helix-turn-helix domain-containing protein — MSFTSRPERRATVSDPRALRALAHPLRLALLDYLLAFGPRTASECAEVVGSTASNCSYHLRALAKFGLVERVDAEDGRERPWQTTATGLQFGRTDDPGFRLGSDTTERFLADRQVDEEADRVHRAIAQRDDLPPAWRDASILSAYALRIAPDELRELGERLDALIRPYIALTREDAPADADVVALHLNAFRHPDAP, encoded by the coding sequence ATGTCTTTCACATCCCGTCCGGAGCGCCGGGCGACGGTCAGCGACCCGAGGGCGCTGCGCGCGCTCGCGCACCCGCTCCGGCTGGCCCTTCTCGACTACCTGCTGGCGTTCGGCCCGCGCACGGCGAGCGAGTGCGCCGAGGTGGTCGGCTCCACCGCATCCAACTGCAGCTACCACCTGCGCGCCCTCGCGAAGTTCGGGCTCGTGGAGCGGGTGGATGCGGAGGACGGCCGCGAGCGCCCGTGGCAGACCACGGCGACCGGCCTGCAGTTCGGCCGCACCGACGACCCCGGCTTCCGGCTCGGCTCCGACACGACGGAGCGCTTCCTCGCCGACCGTCAGGTGGACGAGGAGGCGGACCGCGTCCACCGCGCCATCGCGCAGCGCGACGACCTGCCGCCCGCGTGGCGCGACGCCAGCATCCTCTCCGCCTACGCGCTCCGCATCGCCCCGGACGAGCTGCGCGAGCTGGGGGAGCGGCTGGATGCGCTCATCCGCCCCTACATCGCGCTCACCAGGGAGGACGCCCCGGCCGACGCCGACGTCGTCGCTCTGCACCTGAACGCCTTCCGGCACCCGGACGCGCCATGA
- a CDS encoding APC family permease, which yields MWAIVGLGLGYMTPTVVFDTFGMVSRDTNNVVPLAYLVALIVMMFTAISYGKMSGAIPSAGSAYTYVRESIHPNVGFMVGWTSLIDYVLLPMVNCLIIRSYLEALFPEIPGWIWVVIYCAVVTTVIYLTMRGTSNINMMLLVFSIVVMAVFVVMVIAQLAHASADGQSVPLVQPFFHDGVTLGAVLTGATIVCFSFIGFDAVTMYAEEAKTPKIMPRAILLTVIIGGAIFLIAAYFTQLRFPSSSVFPTEAIEDSTLPEIGLQVGGPVLQAVLTAAGFCATLASGLASHASVSRMLLVMGRNNVLPKRFFGYINPKTHTPTFNIVLVGLISLLAAAFTLELIAAFINFGALIAFTFVNISVIAWFAIRRGMRKTPKDIFSYIVLPGIGMLLTGVLWANLHADALIGGVIWTAIGFVYLLVLTRGFRRKVAAFDENQPVTGFNKAIK from the coding sequence CTGTGGGCCATCGTCGGCCTCGGGCTCGGGTACATGACCCCCACCGTCGTCTTCGACACGTTCGGGATGGTGTCCAGGGACACCAACAACGTCGTCCCTCTCGCCTACCTGGTCGCCCTGATCGTCATGATGTTCACGGCGATCAGCTACGGGAAGATGTCGGGCGCCATCCCGAGCGCCGGCTCCGCGTACACCTACGTGCGCGAGTCCATCCACCCGAACGTCGGCTTCATGGTCGGCTGGACGTCGCTGATCGATTACGTCCTGCTGCCGATGGTGAACTGCCTCATCATCCGCAGCTACCTCGAGGCGCTGTTCCCGGAGATCCCGGGCTGGATCTGGGTGGTCATCTACTGCGCGGTCGTCACCACCGTCATCTACCTGACCATGCGCGGCACGTCGAACATCAACATGATGCTGCTGGTGTTCTCGATCGTCGTCATGGCCGTCTTCGTCGTCATGGTGATCGCGCAGCTGGCGCACGCTTCCGCCGACGGGCAGTCCGTGCCGCTGGTCCAGCCGTTCTTCCACGACGGCGTGACGCTCGGCGCCGTGCTCACCGGCGCCACCATCGTGTGCTTCTCGTTCATCGGATTCGACGCGGTGACGATGTATGCCGAGGAGGCGAAGACGCCGAAGATCATGCCGCGCGCCATCCTGCTGACCGTGATCATCGGCGGCGCCATCTTCCTCATCGCGGCCTACTTCACCCAGCTGCGGTTCCCCTCCTCCTCGGTGTTCCCGACCGAGGCGATCGAGGACAGCACGCTGCCGGAGATCGGCCTCCAGGTCGGCGGCCCGGTGCTGCAGGCCGTGCTGACAGCGGCCGGCTTCTGCGCGACCCTGGCCTCCGGCCTCGCCTCGCACGCCTCTGTCTCGCGCATGCTCCTGGTGATGGGCCGCAACAACGTGCTGCCCAAGCGCTTCTTCGGCTACATCAACCCGAAGACCCACACGCCGACGTTCAACATCGTCCTGGTGGGGCTCATCAGCCTCCTGGCCGCCGCCTTCACGCTCGAGCTGATCGCCGCCTTCATCAACTTCGGCGCGCTGATCGCATTCACGTTCGTGAACATCTCGGTGATCGCCTGGTTCGCGATCCGCCGCGGGATGCGCAAGACGCCGAAGGACATCTTCTCCTACATCGTGCTGCCCGGCATCGGCATGCTGCTCACCGGCGTGCTCTGGGCCAACCTGCACGCCGACGCGCTCATCGGCGGCGTGATCTGGACCGCCATCGGCTTCGTCTACCTGCTCGTGCTGACCCGCGGCTTCCGCCGCAAGGTCGCCGCGTTCGACGAGAACCAGCCCGTGACCGGCTTCAACAAGGCGATCAAGTAG
- a CDS encoding 5-formyltetrahydrofolate cyclo-ligase, with amino-acid sequence MDSDTAAHRKRALRAELRERRQNLTTTERDTATAGITRHLVDLATDLSARSIACYLSTPIEPDTRPFLNWAHAQGLRVLLPISREDGLLDWTTGDGETETEGLFGMPEAVGELLGPIAINDVDLILIPAAAVDARGMRMGWGRGYFDKTLGSMEKCPPVYAVLFDGELVDEVPRERHDQPVDGAVTPTRIVQFT; translated from the coding sequence ATGGACTCGGATACTGCCGCCCATCGCAAGCGCGCCCTGCGCGCCGAACTGCGCGAGCGACGACAGAACCTCACGACCACGGAGCGCGACACCGCAACGGCGGGCATCACGCGGCACCTGGTCGACCTCGCGACCGACCTCTCCGCCCGCTCCATCGCCTGCTACCTCTCGACCCCCATCGAGCCGGACACGCGCCCGTTCCTGAACTGGGCGCACGCGCAGGGGCTGCGGGTGCTGCTCCCGATCTCCCGCGAGGACGGGCTGCTCGACTGGACCACCGGCGACGGCGAGACGGAGACCGAGGGGCTGTTCGGGATGCCGGAGGCGGTCGGCGAGCTGCTCGGCCCGATCGCGATCAACGACGTGGACCTCATCCTGATCCCGGCAGCGGCGGTCGACGCGCGCGGGATGCGGATGGGCTGGGGCCGGGGGTATTTCGACAAGACGCTGGGCAGCATGGAAAAATGTCCCCCGGTGTACGCCGTCCTCTTCGACGGCGAGCTCGTGGACGAGGTCCCGCGCGAGCGCCACGACCAGCCGGTGGACGGCGCCGTGACGCCGACCCGGATCGTCCAGTTCACCTGA
- the mscL gene encoding large conductance mechanosensitive channel protein MscL, with protein sequence MIKGFKEFILRGNVLDLAVAVVIGAAFTAIVTSIVNNLITPLISSFFKADQLDNALIVELNHSQIKFGAVIGSVINFLIVAVVVYFAFVFPLNKLKQRAERLRNKGVVEPDAPITELDLLTEIRDLLQAQQAPPATPGKHADPQV encoded by the coding sequence GTGATCAAGGGCTTCAAAGAGTTCATCCTGCGGGGCAACGTCCTCGACCTGGCCGTCGCGGTCGTCATCGGCGCGGCGTTCACGGCCATCGTCACCTCCATCGTGAACAACCTGATCACCCCTCTGATCAGCTCCTTCTTCAAGGCCGACCAGCTCGACAACGCGCTGATCGTCGAGCTGAACCACTCGCAGATCAAGTTCGGCGCGGTGATCGGCTCTGTCATCAACTTCCTGATCGTCGCGGTCGTCGTCTACTTCGCGTTCGTCTTCCCGCTGAACAAGCTGAAGCAGCGCGCCGAGCGCCTGCGCAACAAGGGCGTTGTGGAGCCGGACGCGCCCATCACGGAGCTCGACCTCCTCACCGAGATCCGCGACCTGCTGCAGGCGCAGCAGGCGCCGCCGGCCACCCCCGGCAAGCACGCCGACCCCCAGGTCTAG
- a CDS encoding GNAT family protein, translating to MAFVIPTLSEGRIGLRPIRLRDARPLERSLLDNRSWLRQWEATSPYAPGAFDTRASIRSLLANARAGHGLPFIVEYDGRLAGQLNVSSIAYGSLSSATIGYWIAEEFAGRNITPTAVALATDYCFFQLGLHRMEICIRPENAPSLRVVEKLGFRYEGLRRRYIHINGDWRDHFSFGLVSEELPQGVLRRWLDGNVPEDAATITAEDRAAAAIPLPVARQH from the coding sequence GTGGCGTTCGTCATCCCCACGCTGAGCGAGGGGCGGATCGGGTTGCGCCCGATCCGCCTCCGCGACGCGCGCCCTCTGGAGCGGTCGCTCCTCGACAATCGCTCCTGGCTGCGCCAGTGGGAGGCGACGAGCCCGTATGCGCCCGGCGCGTTCGACACGCGCGCCAGCATCCGCTCCCTGCTCGCCAACGCCAGGGCCGGGCACGGGCTGCCGTTCATCGTCGAGTACGACGGCCGGCTCGCGGGCCAGCTCAACGTGTCATCGATCGCGTACGGCTCGCTGTCCAGCGCCACCATCGGCTACTGGATCGCGGAGGAGTTCGCCGGCCGCAACATCACGCCGACCGCGGTCGCCCTGGCCACCGACTACTGCTTCTTCCAGCTCGGCCTGCACCGGATGGAGATCTGCATCCGCCCGGAGAACGCGCCGAGCCTGCGCGTCGTCGAGAAGCTCGGCTTCCGCTACGAGGGCCTGCGCAGGCGCTACATCCACATCAACGGCGACTGGCGCGACCACTTCTCGTTCGGGCTGGTGTCGGAGGAGCTCCCGCAGGGCGTGCTGCGCCGTTGGCTGGACGGGAACGTCCCCGAGGACGCCGCGACCATCACGGCCGAGGACCGGGCGGCGGCGGCCATCCCGCTTCCGGTCGCCCGCCAGCACTGA
- a CDS encoding AAA family ATPase, translating to MWRLDRKSEDDDMASAVPDGDAMRPASNTTAPHSLSLGDPGLVAGNIAEPVWLKWREEIAAIGGVSPLLHFEDSPRTRIELSTTHPGGLPQFITGRSTLLSSLIRDELALRTARAAANAITAKGIELRSVRGIESVHLAIGLAQWRHGTEEYSAPILLRPLAIRRYGRDFELKLKGQPFLNPELSRALAEQFQITLDADAFVALALDNGAFKPQPVIDRLRGLTSHLPWFNVLPRLVVSSFADVAPELRAEADDLDTPLLDALAGNPTARIAIESAFNPVEPIRQDERPPATDSLLLDADEEQENVVAQIAAGNSLVVKTLPGTGGTQTIVNAIGALVAQHKRVLVVTPRRSSLEDIAQRFAKVGLPGLAVTPRTLRRDLIQSIGRNEKAEQPRVTDVDEALVRLRKVLIDYRAALARRDPVLRVSVLDALRELSRLALLPSPPSTTARLGRRSIEMLARDRDAAADALIRSARLGEFRYGPSDSPWYGASFSTTEEGKAAHDLAKKLNRAELPRLIERAKALIGQTRMRPFESIAELGVYLRLLLDVRETLDKFTPSVFDRSLAELIAATASRRESPAMSGANRRRLRKLALEYVRPGVHVTDLNESLRRIQQQRILWNRFAVAGVVPEVPVGIADVQVAFQRVAEDLARLDIPLRRTGTPQSLAALPIDELTRQIAGLAAESEVLANLQERTALLDQLRDLELDPLLSDLSNRHVPETQVSAELELAWWQSVLEALLAGDRALLSGNTSVLDRLEADFRLVDEAHASATGKQLAWMLAETWKIGIVDWPDEAAALKRLLKSGTPTAAALNDAAPHLARPIAPVWLVSPYEVPAIRADVAFDAVLLVDAGAASLAECVPVIRRARQIVAFGDPVTQTPSRFDIGVHEYGTTTGTVDVDELHADSALARLSELLPVYTLTRSYRAGGEDLAELVNRRFYGGMIDSLPWAGTYLGHGSLALHYVTGGQGMPDSDTGAVESTDAEVARVVELVLRHATERPRESLMVITASERHAVRVNQAVLSAFAKRSELADFILGDRPEPFTVVTLDQSVGQSRDRVIFSIGYGRTPHGRLLSNFGALAEPGGDRLLAVGMTRARRGMDIVSCFRPDDIDESRMRHGIAALAQVLGEADQLQAAVPAYLSPDADPMVADLAKRLARKGLDVQLGYRGKLTLVASHEGRAVVVETDSDVNRGSLRETLRLRPDVLRRLGWHYLRVHSFELFADPDAVASRIAALIGAGEPSAETAPITLPVL from the coding sequence GTGTGGCGACTGGATAGGAAGAGCGAGGACGACGACATGGCGTCGGCCGTGCCTGACGGCGACGCCATGCGACCGGCCTCCAACACGACGGCTCCGCACTCGCTGAGCCTGGGCGACCCCGGCCTGGTCGCCGGCAACATCGCCGAGCCGGTCTGGCTGAAGTGGCGCGAGGAGATCGCGGCGATCGGCGGTGTCTCGCCGCTGCTGCACTTCGAGGACAGCCCGCGCACCCGCATCGAGCTGAGCACCACGCATCCCGGCGGCCTTCCCCAGTTCATCACCGGGCGGAGCACGCTGCTGTCGAGCCTGATCCGCGACGAGCTGGCGCTGCGCACCGCGCGCGCCGCCGCGAACGCGATCACGGCGAAGGGGATCGAGCTGCGCTCGGTGCGCGGCATCGAGTCCGTCCACCTCGCGATCGGCCTCGCCCAGTGGCGGCACGGCACGGAGGAGTACAGCGCTCCGATCCTGCTGCGCCCGCTGGCCATCCGCCGCTACGGCCGCGACTTCGAGCTCAAGCTCAAGGGGCAGCCGTTCCTGAACCCCGAACTCTCCCGCGCGCTGGCTGAGCAATTCCAGATCACCCTCGACGCGGACGCGTTCGTCGCGCTCGCGCTCGACAACGGCGCCTTCAAGCCGCAGCCGGTCATCGACCGCCTCCGCGGGCTGACCTCGCACCTGCCCTGGTTCAACGTGCTGCCCCGGCTCGTGGTCTCCTCGTTCGCCGACGTCGCACCGGAACTGCGCGCCGAGGCCGACGACCTTGACACCCCGCTGCTGGACGCCCTCGCCGGCAACCCCACCGCCCGCATCGCCATCGAGAGCGCGTTCAACCCGGTGGAGCCGATCCGCCAGGACGAGCGCCCGCCCGCCACCGACTCCCTGCTGCTGGACGCGGACGAGGAGCAGGAGAACGTCGTCGCGCAGATCGCGGCGGGCAACTCCCTCGTCGTGAAGACGCTGCCAGGAACCGGCGGCACGCAGACCATCGTGAACGCGATCGGCGCCCTCGTCGCCCAGCACAAGCGCGTGCTCGTGGTGACCCCGCGCCGCTCCAGCCTGGAGGACATCGCGCAGCGCTTCGCGAAGGTCGGCCTGCCCGGCCTCGCGGTGACGCCGCGCACGCTCCGCCGGGACCTCATCCAGTCGATCGGCCGCAACGAGAAGGCCGAACAGCCGAGGGTCACCGACGTGGACGAGGCCCTCGTGCGGCTGCGCAAGGTGCTCATCGACTACCGCGCCGCGCTCGCCCGCCGCGACCCGGTGCTCCGGGTGTCCGTGCTGGATGCGCTCCGCGAGCTCTCGCGCCTGGCGCTGCTGCCGTCGCCGCCCTCCACCACCGCGCGCCTCGGCCGCCGCTCGATCGAGATGCTGGCGAGGGACCGCGACGCGGCCGCCGACGCCCTCATCCGCTCGGCGCGGCTCGGCGAGTTCCGCTACGGTCCGAGCGACTCGCCCTGGTACGGCGCATCCTTCTCCACCACGGAGGAGGGCAAGGCCGCGCACGACCTCGCCAAGAAGCTGAACCGCGCGGAGCTGCCGCGCCTGATCGAGCGCGCCAAGGCGCTGATCGGCCAGACCAGGATGCGCCCCTTCGAGTCCATCGCGGAGCTCGGCGTCTACCTGCGGCTGCTGCTCGACGTGCGCGAGACGCTCGACAAGTTCACCCCCTCGGTCTTCGACCGGTCGCTCGCGGAGCTGATCGCGGCCACCGCGTCCCGGCGCGAGTCGCCGGCGATGTCCGGCGCGAACCGGCGGCGGCTGCGCAAGCTGGCGCTCGAATACGTGCGTCCCGGCGTTCACGTCACCGACCTCAACGAGAGCCTGCGGCGCATCCAGCAGCAGCGCATCCTGTGGAACCGCTTCGCCGTCGCCGGCGTCGTGCCGGAGGTGCCGGTCGGCATCGCCGACGTGCAGGTCGCGTTCCAGCGCGTCGCCGAGGACCTCGCGCGCCTGGACATCCCGCTGCGCCGCACCGGGACCCCGCAGTCCCTCGCCGCGCTGCCCATCGACGAGCTGACCAGGCAGATCGCCGGCCTCGCCGCCGAGTCCGAGGTGCTCGCGAACCTGCAGGAGCGCACCGCGCTGCTCGACCAGCTGCGCGACCTGGAGCTCGACCCGTTGCTCTCCGACCTGTCCAACCGGCACGTGCCGGAGACGCAGGTCTCCGCCGAGCTGGAGCTCGCCTGGTGGCAGTCGGTGCTGGAGGCGCTGCTCGCCGGCGACCGCGCGCTGCTGAGCGGCAACACGTCCGTTCTCGATCGGCTGGAGGCCGACTTCCGGCTCGTGGACGAGGCGCACGCCTCCGCAACCGGCAAGCAGCTGGCGTGGATGCTCGCCGAGACCTGGAAGATCGGCATCGTGGACTGGCCGGACGAGGCCGCCGCGCTCAAGCGTCTCCTGAAGTCGGGGACGCCGACCGCCGCCGCCCTGAACGACGCGGCGCCGCACCTGGCGCGCCCGATCGCCCCGGTCTGGCTGGTGTCGCCGTACGAGGTCCCGGCGATCCGCGCCGACGTCGCCTTCGACGCCGTGCTGCTCGTGGACGCGGGTGCCGCGAGCCTCGCCGAGTGCGTCCCTGTCATCCGCCGCGCCAGGCAGATCGTCGCCTTCGGCGACCCGGTGACCCAGACGCCGTCCCGCTTCGACATCGGCGTGCACGAGTACGGCACGACGACGGGAACGGTCGACGTGGACGAGCTGCACGCGGACTCCGCGCTCGCCCGGCTCTCCGAGCTCCTCCCCGTGTACACGCTCACCCGCAGCTACCGCGCCGGGGGAGAGGACCTCGCCGAGCTGGTCAACCGCCGCTTCTACGGCGGCATGATCGACTCGCTGCCCTGGGCAGGCACCTACCTCGGCCACGGCAGCCTCGCGCTGCACTACGTGACCGGGGGCCAGGGCATGCCGGACAGCGACACCGGCGCCGTGGAGAGCACGGACGCCGAGGTCGCGCGCGTCGTCGAGCTGGTGCTGCGGCACGCGACCGAGCGGCCGCGCGAGTCGCTGATGGTGATCACCGCGAGCGAGCGGCATGCCGTCCGGGTGAACCAGGCGGTGCTGTCCGCCTTCGCCAAGCGCAGCGAGCTGGCCGACTTCATCCTCGGCGACCGGCCGGAGCCGTTCACCGTCGTGACGCTCGACCAGTCGGTCGGGCAGAGCCGCGACCGCGTCATCTTCTCGATCGGCTACGGGCGCACCCCGCACGGCCGCCTGCTCTCCAACTTCGGGGCGCTCGCGGAGCCGGGCGGCGACCGGCTGCTCGCGGTCGGGATGACCAGGGCGCGCCGCGGCATGGACATCGTCTCCTGCTTCCGCCCCGACGACATCGACGAGTCCAGGATGCGGCACGGCATCGCCGCGCTCGCCCAGGTGCTCGGCGAAGCGGACCAGCTGCAGGCCGCCGTGCCCGCGTACCTGAGCCCGGACGCCGACCCGATGGTCGCCGACCTGGCCAAGCGTCTCGCCCGCAAGGGTCTGGATGTGCAGCTCGGCTACCGCGGCAAGCTCACGCTCGTCGCCTCGCACGAGGGCCGCGCGGTCGTGGTCGAGACCGACTCGGACGTGAACAGGGGGAGCCTGCGCGAGACGCTCCGGCTGCGTCCGGACGTGCTGCGCCGGCTCGGCTGGCACTACCTTCGGGTGCACAGCTTCGAGCTGTTCGCGGACCCGGACGCCGTGGCCTCGCGCATCGCGGCGCTCATCGGGGCCGGCGAGCCGAGCGCCGAGACGGCGCCGATCACACTTCCCGTCCTCTGA